A single Saccharolobus shibatae B12 DNA region contains:
- a CDS encoding fumarylacetoacetate hydrolase family protein encodes MVKLLFFSPTPNESKRVGVYLNGKIVDLVNAYRVIYSAEPPNWFFDMKALIEGGEEAINLVNNLINKINKNEQDDSRKIFFDPNNITYYPPVPNPEKIFLLAVNYRAHGSEAGAKPPDEPYIFTKFTNALIGHNQAVLIPKSSTKVDHEVELAVIIGKKCKYIKSSEAYNYVFGYTILNDVSFRDRQLPPGWPKVSDPYGQRWVHGKGMDTGAPMGPWIVTKDEIPNPYSLKLTLRVNGEVRQEGYAEDMIFKIDQVIEYLSNGITLKPGDVISTGTPPGVALATGKYLKPGDVMEAEISNIGVLRNYLVEEKWI; translated from the coding sequence ATGGTAAAACTGCTATTTTTCTCTCCTACTCCAAATGAGAGTAAGAGAGTTGGCGTATACTTAAATGGTAAAATAGTTGACTTAGTTAATGCCTATAGAGTTATATATAGCGCTGAACCACCCAACTGGTTTTTTGACATGAAAGCTTTAATAGAGGGTGGAGAAGAAGCTATAAATTTAGTAAATAATTTAATTAATAAAATAAATAAGAACGAACAAGATGATAGTAGAAAAATATTTTTCGATCCTAATAATATTACATATTATCCACCCGTTCCAAATCCAGAGAAAATCTTTTTGTTGGCTGTTAATTATAGAGCACATGGAAGTGAGGCTGGTGCCAAGCCTCCTGATGAACCATATATATTTACTAAATTCACTAACGCACTTATTGGGCATAATCAAGCTGTTTTAATACCCAAGTCCTCAACTAAAGTTGACCATGAAGTTGAGTTAGCAGTAATAATTGGTAAAAAGTGTAAGTATATAAAGTCATCAGAAGCCTACAACTACGTTTTTGGTTATACAATCCTTAATGATGTAAGTTTTAGAGATAGGCAACTTCCTCCAGGTTGGCCTAAAGTTTCTGACCCTTACGGACAGAGATGGGTTCACGGTAAAGGTATGGATACTGGGGCTCCAATGGGTCCTTGGATTGTCACAAAGGATGAAATACCCAATCCATACTCATTAAAATTAACCTTAAGGGTAAACGGAGAGGTTAGGCAAGAAGGTTATGCAGAGGACATGATATTCAAAATAGACCAAGTAATAGAGTATTTATCAAATGGAATAACGTTAAAGCCTGGAGATGTAATATCCACTGGTACTCCTCCCGGAGTAGCGTTAGCTACTGGAAAATACCTTAAACCCGGAGATGTAATGGAAGCTGAGATTAGTAATATAGGTGTATTAAGAAATTACTTAGTCGAAGAAAAATGGATATAA
- a CDS encoding DNA-3-methyladenine glycosylase family protein, translated as MRSIEIEDIVPPFNLIYTAWLLKRVKNNKVDEILPDKSYVRVFNKNVIVKVKQIKGVHDPKLRVEILGNEKVDEENTIRTLRRVLGLDVDLTNFYNKILSNQYFSNLARKFIGAKPVVFPTLLETIINAISCQQISLNVCLTLVNKLAEKYGGKVMLDDMQINAFPTIEDLIETKPEDLRKIGYSSRKVEYILNAVNALKNNDSFESIKDLKGLGKWSINYILLRGLGRIDVIPTGDVGFRNKAKRFLGVDNVEEILSPVKEYSGMIYYYLLLENLSENKFL; from the coding sequence ATGCGTAGTATAGAGATAGAGGATATAGTGCCTCCTTTCAATTTAATTTATACTGCTTGGCTTTTGAAGAGGGTGAAGAATAACAAGGTAGATGAGATATTGCCCGATAAATCTTACGTTAGGGTATTCAACAAGAATGTAATAGTTAAAGTAAAGCAAATTAAGGGAGTCCACGATCCTAAGCTCAGAGTTGAGATTTTAGGTAATGAAAAAGTTGACGAGGAAAATACAATTAGGACTTTGAGGAGGGTTTTAGGGTTAGACGTCGATCTAACGAATTTTTATAATAAGATTTTGAGTAATCAGTATTTTTCTAACTTAGCTAGAAAATTCATTGGTGCAAAACCGGTAGTTTTTCCGACCCTTTTAGAGACGATTATCAATGCAATTTCCTGTCAACAGATATCACTTAACGTCTGTTTAACTTTAGTTAATAAACTAGCTGAAAAATACGGAGGAAAGGTCATGCTAGATGATATGCAAATTAACGCCTTTCCAACTATTGAAGATTTGATTGAGACTAAACCTGAAGATCTCAGAAAGATAGGTTATAGTTCCAGAAAAGTTGAGTATATATTGAATGCTGTAAATGCCTTAAAGAATAATGACAGTTTCGAATCAATTAAGGATTTAAAGGGATTAGGAAAATGGTCGATAAACTACATACTGTTAAGAGGATTAGGAAGGATTGATGTAATTCCGACTGGAGATGTCGGATTCAGAAATAAGGCTAAGAGATTTTTAGGAGTAGATAACGTTGAAGAGATACTTTCTCCTGTTAAAGAATATTCGGGGATGATTTATTACTATTTACTTTTAGAAAATCTTTCTGAAAATAAATTTTTATGA
- a CDS encoding molybdopterin-dependent oxidoreductase, which produces MDDFVLKIYGLVEKNLNLTLSDIRALPKVGLTFDFKCVEGWEIKDTQWQGVRVRNLLLLARPLNNAKYAIFRAGDYTITLSLEKLMEDNVVLAYEYMGKPLSKEKGGPIRLVFPSQYCYESVKWLREIELTDVYKEGTEKKIALSRIGKSDA; this is translated from the coding sequence ATGGATGACTTTGTACTTAAGATTTACGGCTTAGTAGAAAAGAATCTTAATCTCACACTTAGCGATATTAGGGCTTTACCGAAAGTGGGTTTAACGTTTGATTTCAAATGTGTCGAGGGATGGGAAATTAAAGACACACAATGGCAGGGTGTTAGAGTTAGGAATTTACTTTTACTGGCCAGACCGTTAAATAATGCTAAATACGCGATTTTCAGAGCAGGGGATTATACTATAACCTTAAGTTTAGAGAAGCTTATGGAAGATAATGTAGTTTTAGCTTACGAATATATGGGGAAACCATTGTCAAAGGAAAAGGGAGGACCAATAAGGTTAGTATTTCCCTCCCAATACTGCTATGAAAGTGTTAAATGGTTAAGGGAGATAGAGCTAACTGATGTTTATAAGGAAGGAACCGAGAAGAAGATAGCCTTATCCAGAATTGGGAAAAGCGATGCGTAG
- a CDS encoding VOC family protein, which yields MLIDVLRLSHACIRVTNLERALYFYRDLLGFIETETKGEYAYLRGIEEGQHHSLVLKRASSPGLSYLGFRVRRAEELDKAKELIEKYNLKVRKFKEEAVEDAIIFESLAGIPIVLYYNMEYVADPRIQRLQFSIQRGARPVKIDHAVVMVNNIDKEYEFYHNVFGFYETEGYIDNEGKRVIAFLTKFGHSHEIAIGKYDKNVPALSHINYSVQNVDDIIRAADILGSKGLKKCVETGVFKHRAASTITAYFRDLDGNRIELSSQDYFILDPDKLPPLEYPISLLSAEGDFWGPFPFSVLNDVMPVEDIFTGEIKTESHYKR from the coding sequence ATGTTAATAGATGTTTTAAGACTTTCCCACGCATGTATAAGAGTTACTAATTTAGAGAGAGCTTTGTATTTCTATAGGGATCTATTAGGATTCATAGAAACAGAAACTAAAGGTGAATATGCATATTTAAGGGGCATTGAGGAAGGTCAACATCATAGCCTAGTACTAAAACGAGCTAGTTCTCCCGGCTTAAGTTATTTAGGTTTTAGGGTTAGAAGAGCTGAGGAACTAGATAAAGCTAAAGAGCTAATTGAGAAATATAATCTAAAGGTTAGGAAGTTTAAAGAAGAGGCAGTAGAAGATGCAATAATTTTCGAATCACTTGCTGGAATACCCATAGTATTATATTATAACATGGAATATGTGGCGGACCCCAGAATTCAACGTCTACAATTTTCAATTCAAAGAGGTGCAAGACCAGTCAAAATAGATCATGCAGTTGTAATGGTTAATAACATTGATAAGGAATATGAATTCTATCATAATGTATTTGGTTTTTATGAAACCGAAGGATATATAGATAACGAAGGTAAGCGGGTGATAGCGTTTCTTACGAAATTTGGACACTCCCACGAGATTGCAATTGGTAAATACGATAAGAACGTTCCAGCATTAAGTCATATTAATTACTCCGTGCAAAACGTTGATGATATAATAAGGGCTGCCGATATTTTGGGTTCTAAAGGGTTAAAGAAATGTGTTGAGACTGGAGTATTTAAGCATAGAGCAGCTTCAACAATTACAGCCTATTTCAGAGATTTAGATGGAAATAGAATAGAACTATCTTCTCAAGATTATTTCATTTTAGACCCAGATAAACTACCTCCCTTAGAGTATCCCATAAGTTTGCTAAGTGCTGAAGGCGACTTCTGGGGACCATTCCCATTCTCTGTACTTAATGATGTTATGCCAGTTGAAGATATATTTACCGGAGAAATAAAAACCGAGAGTCACTACAAGCGATAG
- a CDS encoding 2-keto-4-pentenoate hydratase, whose product MNKAELLFNAYRNRSEIIPFPLAESEAKEVGKEFAKMLVNSEGLGGYKIAKSGIGVLTKPMITTSSDIELWFKSHKLEVEIIALVCNGTVEKTFLGLELPATRFTTWELPSYYAIADNVHAARLYVGPEIDPPYGSFKLYINDALVGEGEPKYKLEERVRKDMEGYVSLGVFIGPISIYKGDRVRVEGKKEINVKFV is encoded by the coding sequence ATGAATAAAGCGGAACTCTTATTTAATGCCTATAGGAATAGGAGTGAGATAATACCATTTCCATTAGCTGAGAGTGAAGCTAAAGAGGTTGGAAAAGAGTTTGCAAAAATGCTTGTAAATAGTGAAGGTTTAGGTGGTTATAAAATAGCTAAAAGTGGAATAGGGGTGTTGACAAAACCCATGATTACAACAAGCAGTGATATTGAACTATGGTTTAAAAGTCACAAATTAGAGGTAGAGATAATAGCGTTAGTCTGTAATGGTACAGTAGAAAAGACATTTCTCGGATTAGAACTGCCAGCAACGAGATTTACAACTTGGGAACTTCCTTCATATTACGCAATAGCTGATAACGTTCATGCTGCTAGATTATATGTAGGCCCAGAAATAGATCCACCATATGGTTCCTTTAAACTTTATATAAATGATGCATTAGTTGGTGAGGGAGAGCCTAAGTATAAGCTAGAAGAGAGAGTAAGAAAGGATATGGAAGGATATGTTTCATTAGGAGTGTTCATAGGTCCAATTAGCATCTATAAGGGAGATAGGGTAAGAGTTGAGGGGAAGAAAGAGATTAACGTAAAGTTCGTTTAG